The nucleotide window GGGTTAGAGTGGGTCACAACACTCGCCGATAAGAATTTAAACTCTTCGCCCGTGCTGTGACGAGGGTTCTTAAAAAATTCTTGAGATCTAGTTATTAGTCTTCATCTCAACCGTTCTCAATAAGTCTTATTTATTGACAGGTAAACTCTCCTTTTAAAACCCTTCAAATCCTTTTGTAGTATGGATTAGAGTGGGTCACAACACTCGCCGGTAAGAATTTAAACTATCCGCCCGTGTTGTGACGAGGATTCTTAAAAAATTTTTGAGATCTCGTTGTCAGTCCTCATGGAAACTGTTCTCAATAAGTCTTATTTATTGACAGGTAAACTCTTCTTTCAAAACCCCTTCAAATCCTACTGTAGTATTGATTAGAAACGGTAACAACACTCGCCGATAAGAATTTAAACTATTCGCCCGTGTTGTGATGAGAGTTCTTGAAAAATTCTTGAGATCTTGTTGCTAGTCCTCATCTTAACTGTTCTCAATAATTCTTATTTATTGACAAATAACTTTCTTTTTAAAACCCCTTAAAATCCTCCTGTGGCATAAGTTTAAGGGCATCACAACGGACGCTGATAATAATAAAATTATCTGGCTCTGTTGTGATAGCCACCCTTGAAAAATTATTTAATCCGAGTTGCCAGTTATTCCTCAATGATTCTCAACAATTAAGCTTTATTGACAGATAAACTCCCCTTTTAAAACCCCTTCAAATCCTTCCCTGGCATAAGCTTGAAGGGGTCACAACACTTGCCGATAAGAATTTAAACTATTCGCCCGTGTTGTGATGAGGGTTCTTAAAGAATTATTGAGATCTTGTTGCTAGTCCTCATTGAAACTATTCTCAACAAGCTCATTTTATTGACAGGTAAACTCTTCATTGAAAACCCCTTCAAATCCTCCCGTAGTATGGATTAGAGTGGGTCACAACACTCGCCGATAAGAATTTAAACTATCTGCCCGTGTTGTTATCACTTATAATTTTCACCAATTAATGAATATTACTAAATCAGTAATTTTTCTACCAAATTGACGAAACAAGTGCAAAGACTGGGAAGTTTTGTTTACAATGCTTTCATGAACAGGTTTACTGCTTAGACAGTAACAAAGGTTAGCCGAACCCCCCTAAACTCGGTAATCAGAGAAATCTGGACAAAGGTCAGCCGAACCCCCCTAAACTCGGCAATCAGAGAAATCTGGACAAAGGTCAACCGAACCCACCTAAACTCGGCAATCAGAGAAATCTGGACAAAGGTCAGCCGAACCCCCCTAAACTCGGTAATCAGAGAAATCTGGACAAAGGTCAGCCGAACCCCCCTAAACTCGGCAATCAGAGAAATCTGGACAAAGGTCAACCGAACCCACCTAAACTCGGCAATCAGAGAAATCTGGACAAAGGTCAACCGAACCCACCTAAACTCGGTAATCAGAGAAATCTGGACAAAGGTCAACCGAACCCCCCTAAACTCGGTAATCAGAGAAATCTGGACAAAGGTCAGCCGAACCCCCCTAAACTCGGCAATCAGAGAAATCTGGACAAAGGTCAGCCGAACCCCCCTAAACTCGGCAATCAGAGAAATCTGGACAAAGGTCAGCCGAACCCCCCTAAACTCGGCAAAAATCAGTCAGCGAAAGCAGGAGAAAACCATTTCTTTTAAAGAGTGGTAATTGGGTCAACCGAACCCCTAAACTCGGTAATCCTCTATTTTCTTTTTTCATGCTCGATTTTTAGCTTAAATATCGAGACTGACTACATCAGTAGCCGTCAAAGCTCCCTTAGCTCAACCTGCTCCCTTATCTTTCTTGATGTTGGGAAACGGATAACTATGGGCAGCTTACCCAAACTCAAAAAAACTCTTAACTCCATAGTGCGCTCATGGCAGATGTGACCATTGCGGCGGATTTTGGGGCATCCCTTGGAAGGGCAATCTACAGCACCGGTTCCGGATACTGCAAACCCGAATTGATGTTGCTAGACCCTCAAGTGGTGCGTGTCCCTGCCAAAAGCATTTCTAATTACGAGAAGTACAAAATTGGTCAGGCCAACCCCGAAGATTCCGCTTGGGTTAAATTTGATCAGGCTCATTTCGCCGTCGGATTCCTAGCCAAGAAAAACTTCCACGCTGTTCACTGCTTGGAATCGCTGAAGGTGGATTCGGCCATCCCCCAAGCTCTGTCTATCATCGGCAGCGTCGCCCAGAAAAAAAATTTACCCTCTGGATTCTCTCTATCTCTGGGTATCCTGCTTCCTTGGAACGAATTTCGAGATCGAGAAAAATTCACTTCTCAAATCTCGACAGCCCTATCGGACTATACCTTTCGAGGACAACAGTTTTGTGTCCAACTTGAATCCTTAACAGCCTTACCCGAAGGAGGAGGTATTTTTGCTAGAGGGAGAGTCCCTCAAAAACCCACACTTAAACTGCTCTCCCCAAAAGAACTGACCATCGCTGTAATCATGCTCGGCTATCGCAATTCCTCTATCCTGGTCATAGAGAAAGGGGAATTAACGCGAGGCTCAACGGGAGACTTCGGTTTTGCCCGGATGGTACAGAAAATTCAAACCTTTACCTCTGGGCAAAAAGCGGACATTTTAGTTCCAGTCATCTGCTCTCAACGAGGCCAACTCGGCAAGCGTGTCTTGGAAACCTTAGCCCGTAGTAGCCGAACCGAATTACGCAATCAAGAGGTCGAAGAAATTGCCGAAGCTATCGCAGATGCCAGAGCCGAATACATCGCTCTGTTGCAAAACTGGCTGATTCAACATTTACCTTCCCAAACCAAAATTGACGAATTCATCATCAGTGGGGGGACAGCCCGTTACCTCAAAAAAGAATTAAACTATCTTCTCAAGGGATTTGGCGGCTCACTTAATTGGTGTACCGGACTTGAAGAAAGGATCTTGAAAACTTTTGGTGATGTCGTCAGCAATCAGTCTCTCGAATCGAGATTAGCTGATGTTTACGGTCTGTTTTACAAACTGCACAATCGCCCCTTACCCCGAATCAGAGAAACAGGGGAGGCAGGGGGAGCAGGGGAGGCAGGGGAGGCAGAGGGGGCAGGAGGAGTAAACTGGAGAAAATCTCCCATTAATTATCATGATTTAGGAAAAAATGAATCAAGGAGCTATTAAAGATCATAAGGACTTAAAAATTTATCGTATAGCATTTGAATCTGCTATGAAGATTTTTGAACTCTCTAAAAAGTTTCCCTCAGAGGAACGCTATTCATTAACCGATCAAATTCGGCGTTCATCTCGTTCTGTCTGTGCTAATTTGGCTGAAGCTTGGAGAAAACGTCGCTATGAGGCAGCTTTTGTCGCTAAACTTAATGACTCTGAAGCCGAGGCAGCCGAAACGCAAACTTGGATTGAGTTTGCCGTTCAATGCCAATATTTGGATGTAGAAGAGGGACGAAACCTCTATGGCTCATATAACCAAGTTCTTGCTGGTTTAGTTAACATGATCAACCATCCTGAACCTTGGTTAATGAAAAAAGCTAATTGAGAGTAAAAATAAACTAGAAGTTTTTTCTCAATCTCCCTCTCCCTCTGCTCCCCTGCTTCCTCCGCTCCCCCTGCTCAAACCTACACAAACTTTTTTGGAGAATTAGTCAATGGAGATGCCAACATCAGCGCAGTTTAACTTTATCTTCCGTCATCAACCTAAAAGAAATTCTAAATACGGGATACTGCTGACCTACATCAATCAAGATGGGGCAGACTTGACCCGATGCGATCGAATGTTACAACCGGTTGCTGCTTTCTGGCTACCCTTTGCTTATCAAAATTGTACCGACGCTTCCCCATCCGAGCTACAACAACTGGCACGTTCTGCGGTTTATCAACTGAAACTGCACATCCATTACTTAGAAAACTCCTTCGGATTAAATGATGGTTCAATTGCCTTAGAACCGACTCAAAAGCTCGAAAAACCCTCTTTGTTAGAGATGTCGAGCAATGGATGGCATGAAAGGGAGGATTTGCCAGAAATGGAAGACTTCAGCGATGAAGACGATATTTTAAGTCAGTTAGTTTAACCGAGTGAGAAAAAATCATGACATTCACCCGTGAAGATTTTCAGCGTGAATATAACCTTAGCGATGAGGATGTGCGAGAAACTCTCAAAGCTTGCGGTCTATCTTTAAAGAAACGAAATTACTCTGATGAGGAATTTGAACGTTTTGCCGAAGCCAGAAAATTATTTGAAGAGGGAGTAGCCAACTCTTACGATGACATCGCCAATTACTTTAAAAGTAATGGAGTACAGCCCGATTCAGATGACCATGATTTAGACATTTCCAATGACAATAGTTCGGACGGCAATGGGTTAGTGATGAGTGAAAAATTAGCCGAAGATTTACGTTTGTTAGAAGCCCAAGCAATGGAAGCAGGGTTTCAAATGGGACTGCAACAGGCAGAAATCATGGGCAAAGTGATTCCTCAAGTCACCATCCTGCGACTTAAAGAAATGATCATCACCGGCGAACTCAAGCAGAACTTTCAACAAATTTGGAATGAGGCCACCAAAAGCCTGGGAAACGCTCCTTCCCTCACCGAACAGGTAGAGGGCAGGTGGAAGGAACATCAGCTAAACAGATACCAACCCCCGACGAGCTTGCCCTCCTCATCGACGGAATCATCCAGCAACGATTATTAATCACTATTGCCCAAGAGGAATCCCATCTCAAACTACAACAACAAAAGCTGGCTATTTTAGCCGAAAAACGCCGTAAACGCTGGCAAATGGTTAAGCAATGGGGAAATCTCATCAATTGTTGGACTTGGGCGGTGGTTCTGATGGCGGTAATTTTCCTTCTCGGAGTGCATACGGGATTGAATTTATTGCCGGAGGGGGTGGTGTGTAAGAACCGAGAGAGCTTTTGTTATTTTCTGCGATTTGACACCAATAAGCGGATATTAAAGCGATAAAAGAAAAGGAATATTAGTTTTATGGACTTCCCTCGAACTAACAAGAAACTTTTAAGCCATAGTGACAAAATCAAAGCACTTCATGAACGAGAGCTAGACCTTGATTTTGACGGCGACGGACTAACTGAACGCGAAGAACGAAAATACGGACTCAACCCCCTGAGTCCTGATACTGATGGTGATGGTCTTTATGATGGCCAAGAAATAGCAATTCATATTAATCCTCACTTATACTCTAAAGTCCCTCCCTCGGTAGAAAAAGGCTCTAATAAAGAGCAACACAGAGAAAACTACCTGCACTCGGTTCAAACTCTTTTAAAAAACCAAGAGTTATCCTATCAAGCACTTTACAACCAGATTGCCGGTGATGATTGGCTCGGTCGTTCTTTGGATGAAAGAGTCATAGCCGCACAACTGCATTCGGGATCTTCTTTAGATCAGATTAAATGCTCCTTAGCCCAGAGTCCTTATGTGCAGTGGCACTTAGAAGAGGGTCAATGGGATAAAGACTCTGCTATTGGTTATATCGGGGAACTAACTAGACAATTTGGGGCTAAAAGAACTCAAGAAGAAGAAATTAGCGAGTAAACAAGCCTTATCTCAAAGTAAATCTTCCCAATCGAAAGAATCGAGGTCTTGCTCGGTTTCAAGGTCTTCAACGGCGATATAGCCCTGCGAGAGTAATTCTTCGGTATCTAGTCCGGCACGAGCAATGATTTTGTCGTGCAAGCTAGAACCGGCTCGATTTCGCGGAGCAAATAGCTTTCTGTCTTCAATTTCCTGCTGCATATAGCGTTGATGTTGAGCAATTTCTTCCTCAGTTCTTCCTTGTTTTCTTAAGAACTCTCGGAAGTGCGGTTTAATTGTCCCGTCCGGCTCGTAGAGGCTTCTCTCTAAAATTGACTCAAAAATTGCACCAGCTTTCATATTTTACCTATTAACTCCTTAGAATAACGTTTTTTAAACCTGATCAGTCGGGAGTGGCATCGCTCATGACACTGTACCTCACTCATTTCGACACTAAACTCAGGCAAGATTTAGAAGTATCCGAACCGCTCAAAAATTGCCTTGCCGAATACTTATTTCCCGATACAAAATTCACGTTAGGGGAAATTAATCCTGATACGGTTAAAGCCCAAGATCTGCGGCCTTATAAAGGAATGTCGCTACAATTCGCGTCGGGTAAGCGGATGTATTTCTCTGAGCATCCCGTGAGAGATCTGCTTTATCCCAATGCCTCCGATGGGGCAGCCTATGGAAGTTTACCTTTTACCCCTTGTCAGAAGTTTTCTGAAATTAAACAAGCTAGAGTCCTCATCATTGATGATAGCACAGGAGCATCGGGCGGGATTTTGCCACTCCAGATAGCTAAAAAGTTGGTAGGAGATTGTCATGGCAAAATGAGTCTCTTATTAGCCGAACAACTGACCGGCTCAAAAAATGCCCCGATACAATTTCGCTTAGGCATTCGTCCTCAAGACGGCTGTGATGTCTATCGCATTGCCAAGGGGACATTAGCTCCTGACCCCAGACTGGAAACTTTGACCAGTGGTGTCCTCCAACTTCAGGGGAAGGTAAAAACCGGCTATGATCTGATCCTTCCCACTAGCTCCTTTAAAGGGCGAAAGGGAGCAGATAGCATCAAACCAGGGGAGTATCTTCTGGATTTGGGTATAGGAGTCAAAGCGATCGCCTCCTATGGAAAACAAAGTTTAGGGACACAAGTTTTAGTTAACTATCCCAAAGGAGTCCAAACTGATATTGTTCCGATTATAGAAACCTTAGCCGATCGCCTAGCTAACGCTCAGTCAGATTTACACGCCCTGGCCAAACATTTCGTTCAAACTTATCAAGCACGAACGGTTACGATCGAAGAAGAAGATCTAAAAGATTTCGATTTATCACCGTTAGATGCTTTAAACAAAGAAGATGCCGAAAACATTCAAACTCAAGAAAGGGTATTCTATGACCTGCTTAAAACCGATTTGGAGCATCATGGACAACTGCTAGAACATCCTTTCGTCATCGATGAACTGAAAAAGTTTCTCCAACAGAGATGGATGGATATCGCTACGGGCAGGGCGATTAAATTTCACTCAGCATTGGCGCAACCAAGTCTAGACCTGGGAGAAAATGAAGTCTGTGTTCCTCTCTTGCCCGATGGAGCAGAGCTAATCGTCACTCGTAGCCCTCTGGTCAACTCGAATGGAGTCATCACTTTAACCAACCGTCATCTACCCGGATTAATGCACTTGGAGGGGACAATTCATATTCATCCAGAAACGGCGGCGAAGCATTTACAAGCCGATTTTGATGGGGATAGATTGGCGTTTGAAAGGGCAGATAAATATCCTACCCTAACAGCAGAGATTAAAGAGGCTCTCTTACCAGAAAACCGATATCCTGATGTGGTCAAACGAGATAAAATAGCTTATAAGGGAACTTTTGAGGAAATCGCCACTAAATCCGTTAAAAATGACATTGGCAAAATCGCTAACCAAATTATGAGGGCTGTCTCCCTGCGATGGGAAACGGTTTTAATGCCCCAGGAGAAAAAAGAAGATTACGTCAAACAAGTTGCTAAGTATTATGGGGGAATTTTAGCCAAAGATGCTTCACCCGACAATAAATTTTCTATTCCCCAACAATATAAACAAACCATCCAAGAAATAGCCAACTTACCTCAAGAGCTTTCACCACAACAAATTGAGACAGCCCTCCAACAGATGAGAGACATCCAATACTTGATTGTTGGCGATTTGTCCAATGAGCTTCAGGTAGCGGTTGATGGCCCCAAAAGTGCTAACCGACCCAATGCAGCTATCTTAAATATTTGTCGGTTAATTGGTGGTTATCAACCCGTCGCTTGGCTCTCCGGTAGAGATAAGAGCCGTAATCCCCAAGTTTATCGCACTCACCCCTTAGAAAGTCGGAATTACAGCCCCATTGACCGTATGATTGGGGTAGCCAATGAAAAATGGACAGAAAATCGCTTACTTTCTCGCCCCGTTCATCAATTTCAGGACTTTTTTCCCTCTGTTGGCAATCCAAACCTGACTGACATTGCCGGAGAAATTAAGGAAACGTACAATGATTATTTAAAAAGGGCAAGAACCCTCACTGACCTCAAAACCGAGCATCCTGAACTGATAGAACCCCACATCGAGGTCACATCAGCCACCAGTCAAAGAAAAATTTATCTAACTCGTCTAGAGCGGTTTGGAGCATTAGAATCGGGTTTATTGGCTACTGATAAACCATTTACCCTTGATTTAAAGCTAGTTAATAACCAGATTGACCGAGAAATTCCTAATACTCTTTTAGCGGTAGCAACATTTAATATAGATGGGAAATTAGTCCAGCAACCGGTAGGAGCGATCGCCACTTCTTCTACAGAGCAATATAATCTCAAAGCCGGAAGAACACTACTACAATCATCAGCGCTTCTTCGACCGGGCATTACCGACGGGAGGATTCAGGGAATTTATAAACAACTCGATGAATATGTGGACAGGGTGCGTAAACAACACCCTGTTAACGAAAGAAGGGAATTAGCGGCGGCTCTGTGGCATAATGCTCATACTCGTGATGAATATCAGACAAAAAAGGCTCTACTTGCTTTCAAATTGTTTCCCGATGAAGTTATCCAACAGCTTTCCAAACTACAATTTACCGAGTTAAAAGTCGTGGGTTTGCATTTTCCGACTAATGAATACGGCAATAAACAATGGCGAGGGGAAGAGGCTGACTGTGAGATTGCACTCCATCCTATCCCTGATAAATCGGGACAATTAGAGGAAAAGCGGGTTATCCTAGTTGAAAGCAAAGTTTTAGCTCCTCTAACGGGCGAATCACCCGCTATGGCTGTCGGGACAAAATTTAAAGCCTCTATCCTAGCCGAACCGAGTTCGGGAGTGATAGCCACTACCCTTAAAGGAAATACCCTTAAAATAGGGCAGATTAAAAACTTTGCCTACCGCGAACACTCTTGGCAGGGACAAGAGGCAAAAATCAACATTGCTCTGGTAAACAATGGCAAAGGACGTGCAATTCCCCTAGTTACCCTTGATGGTAATGCTTTGGGGATTTTAGATAGAGAGAGCGAGCGGGAGTTAAGGGAACGTAACCTCCTAAATACTAAAGGGTTGACTTTGGTTGCCCGACTGTCCAATACCCCTTCAACCACAGCGCAAATAATGGTTAAGCCAGAAACAGTTCTCTATCCTTGGCAGCAACGAGAACTTGAAAAGCAAATGGAAGCTAAACGTGGCGTTTATCGGCAACAATATGAGGCTTATGCGTCTGATATTTTACGTAATGCGCCTTTAGTGGGAGTTTCTCGCCATTTAATTGATGTTGAGGTGGCAAGACTAGCTTATGCTGATACGGGTGATTCCCATGAGGTGGCGACTATCTTAAGCCAGAGCGACCAAGTTAGACAATGGAGGGCAAGTGTTCCTAATGCTCTAAGTTGGGAGGAATATGTCAACCAAGCTAAAGAATACGTTCGTTATGTTCAATCTGCTGCTAAAGACAGAGCCGTTCAAATGTATAGATGAAAGATAAAAATATGATATTAATAAACAAAAAAAAGCGGTAAATAACCTCATTGAAAAGGGTGATTTACCGCCAAATGTAAGTATTAATTGGGACTAAATTTGGGTAGGTTCTAGTTTTTGTGTGTCTTTATTAAAGTAGCAATTAATTAGCCCTAAAGACATTTCATAAGTTGCATCTTCCAACCCCATTTTATAATAGTATTTTTCCGATTGAGGGGGAATAGAATTGATAGCATCGGTCTGTCCGGCAATAAACTCTTGACGTGCTATCTCTTCATGTCGAGTCATTTTACTCATATTGTTTACCTTAATCTAAACGACTTTTGACTCAACAGCCGTTAGGCAATATGAATAATGTCTCCCTTGAAGGCTGACTTGTTTTAATGATTCTTTTTCTTAGGGGAAAGAAGAACAATAAAAAAAGATAGAAAAAGTTATGCTTTCTCTACCTTCTTTCTTTATGCTAAAGAGCGTATTTTCTCGATAATTCCTGTGGCTTTTTCATTCATGGGAATAAAGACTCGTAGCTTCCAATTAATCATTTCTGTCATACAGCCAAGGGCTTTTAGGCACATTACTTCTGCCTGTTGGCGAACACCTGTAATTTCTAAGCGTTGGTTGCCCATGACAGAGGATGAACGTAATTGCCAGCCTCGTACTAACGGCATCACTTCCTTACGCTGGGTAACGGCGTGGAAAACCTCATCAGCCGTTAGTTTAGGAGTATGGGTAATGCCTAAATTACGGAAGACAGAAGCAATATTCTCCGCATGGACTAATCGACCAAGCAATTTCTCCCCGCTATCGGTCTGTAGCCTGAAGACCCGCATATTAAGAGCATCCAATCGATTCCAAATCGGAAGTAATAAACCCGTAATTAAGTAAAATGAATCAACTTCAAACTCAGGGGCGTTACCCACTTCTTGCTGCCAGAGACGACTAAAAGTTTCCCCAGTTGTTTCCTCCCAAGTGGAAGCCCGAAATTGGTCAAGACTCATCTTTTCGTTCGATGCTGGACGAATTAAATTAATTCGACGCACAATTGCCCCGTCATCGGTTACTGTGCTATTTGTAGGGACGGCAATTGCTACTCGACCGGAGCGCTCATTAACTACCAATTTTCCCTGATAGTTTTGGTACATTTCTAAAGCTTCAGGAAGTCTCAAAACACCAGCTTTACGCTTACGCTCAATTTTGACGCAGTCGGTTTGTGCCCCAGTTTTCGGGTGAGTATAGATGACTTGATGCTCTAAAACCCTGAAGTTGTCAGCCTTGAGGGTTTCTACTCCCCCTTCATAGCTTCCCGTAGCTATAGCTTCCTCGATCTTACTCTCCAATCTGACCTCAAACTCTTCAAATAAAGCATTTTGCAGTTCAATCCGTAGAGCCAGGACACGGTTGAGGAATTGGGAAATCGGCGGTAACTCTTCCTTGAGGTTACCTTCAGGAGTGGTCAAAGAAAGTCCCGTGTATGCTTCAAAATCTTTTAGAGAACAGCAATCAATCTTCCCGTAGTAGAGTGCCAGATACAGTTGTCGTAATGCGGCTTTAGCGTAGGAAGATTCTAAATTGTCCTGTTCTCGAAATAATCCCTGTCCTCCTGTCTGTCGCTGTCCTCTTGTCAATGCCCCCAAAGAATCCAAGCGACGGGCTATAGTTGAAAGAAATCGCTTTTCACCCTTAACATTGGTAGTAACAGGTCGGAATAAAGGCGGTTGAGCCTGATTTGTCCGATTACTGCGCCCTAACCCTTGAATGGCTGAATCTGCCTTCCAACCGGCTTCTAAGAGGTAATGGACTCGTAGGCGTTGATTTCTGGCTTTGAGGTCAGCGTGATAACTTCTGCCTGTACCTCCAGCTTCCGAAAATATCAGAATACGCTTTTTATCGTCCATAAATGCCCCGGTTTCGGACAGATTGGCTGAACCCGAACGCTTCTGTAAGACTAGCTTTTCTCGCTCTCCTTTAGTTTCCTTCACGATGCGTTTAGAGCGTCCCGTCACTTCTGCTACATTTTCATAGCCAAAATGTTGTATAATCTGGTCGAGTGCCCCAGGAACCGGCGGTAACAGCCCCAAGCGTTCAATCAGTTCCTCTCGCCGTCTTAAGGCTTCCTGACATAAAACTGGGTTTCCCTCGCTATCGGTGACGGGACGAGAATATTCATTACCTTGCTCGTCGGTGTAAATTTCGTGTAATTGGACGGGAAACGAGTGCATCAGGTAATCCATGACATATTCTCTCGGTGTGATGTCCACCTGTAAATCATGCCACTGGGAAGTCCCGATGTCTGCTAATCTTCGGTCTAAGAGAGCCTCATCCGTTGAGGTAATTTGAATGATAGCACAGTGACCAAGGGCTAAATCTTGTTCGATCGCTTTTAGAAGGGTCGGACACTTCATCGAGGTAATCAGATGGTTGAAAAATCGCTGTTTATTACTTTCAAAGGCAGAACGAGCAGCACTACGAGCATTCCTATTTCGTGTTCTTCCGGTGAGACTGCTAATATTCGTCGCTTTTAGGGCAGATTCTAGGTTTTGATGGATAATTTGGAAAGCATCAGCATAAGCGTTATAAATTTTAATCTGTTCATCGCTTAACTGGTGTTCTAGGATGTCATACTCTACACCTTGATAAGATAGCGATCGCGCCGTATAGAGTCCGAGGGCTTTAAGATCCCGTGAAACCACTTCTAGAGCAGCAATCCCACCTTTGTCCATTTCGGCGACAAAATCCTCTTGACTGGCAAAGGGGAACTCTTCACTCATCCACAATCCTAACCGTTGAGCGTAGGCGAGGTTATTAATGGTCGTTGCTCCGGTTGCGGAAACATACAGGACTCTGGCTCTTGGTAATCCGTGCTGTAATCTCAATCCGGCGAGTCCCTGTAAGGAAGGCTTTTTGATGCCTCGTTTTCCCATTTCTGGGCAAGCGTTGGCCATGCAGTGCGCTTCATCAAAGACGATTACCCCCTCAAAATCCTTACCACACCAATCGATAAGCTGTTCGACGCGAGATTTCTTACCTTGCTTGGCTTCGGTGCGAAGGGTGGCATAGGTGACAAAGATGATGCCTTGTGTCAGTTCAATCGGTTCACC belongs to Gloeothece citriformis PCC 7424 and includes:
- a CDS encoding ParM/StbA family protein, coding for MADVTIAADFGASLGRAIYSTGSGYCKPELMLLDPQVVRVPAKSISNYEKYKIGQANPEDSAWVKFDQAHFAVGFLAKKNFHAVHCLESLKVDSAIPQALSIIGSVAQKKNLPSGFSLSLGILLPWNEFRDREKFTSQISTALSDYTFRGQQFCVQLESLTALPEGGGIFARGRVPQKPTLKLLSPKELTIAVIMLGYRNSSILVIEKGELTRGSTGDFGFARMVQKIQTFTSGQKADILVPVICSQRGQLGKRVLETLARSSRTELRNQEVEEIAEAIADARAEYIALLQNWLIQHLPSQTKIDEFIISGGTARYLKKELNYLLKGFGGSLNWCTGLEERILKTFGDVVSNQSLESRLADVYGLFYKLHNRPLPRIRETGEAGGAGEAGEAEGAGGVNWRKSPINYHDLGKNESRSY
- a CDS encoding four helix bundle protein; translated protein: MNQGAIKDHKDLKIYRIAFESAMKIFELSKKFPSEERYSLTDQIRRSSRSVCANLAEAWRKRRYEAAFVAKLNDSEAEAAETQTWIEFAVQCQYLDVEEGRNLYGSYNQVLAGLVNMINHPEPWLMKKAN
- a CDS encoding thrombospondin type 3 repeat-containing protein, with the translated sequence MDFPRTNKKLLSHSDKIKALHERELDLDFDGDGLTEREERKYGLNPLSPDTDGDGLYDGQEIAIHINPHLYSKVPPSVEKGSNKEQHRENYLHSVQTLLKNQELSYQALYNQIAGDDWLGRSLDERVIAAQLHSGSSLDQIKCSLAQSPYVQWHLEEGQWDKDSAIGYIGELTRQFGAKRTQEEEISE
- a CDS encoding strawberry notch family protein gives rise to the protein MKLTEIKSTELFTDRLAQIDEETERFSEIASQLTTKRQQLTLLFNKATTAVEAIGELTNVLPQTTSEIRAALEAIFEQDQPVCEAKQPASTNPLIEVGHQLLPILQQGQPITNATVSGLMTQNFGGSDAQGCWLWKDAYEALEIAQILLIQQQGREILNQSNHLAIFNEIERIHRLCPTQTRRSQTSIQLQQFSTPLPLAYIASLAAQITPDDLVLEPSSGTGILATFACVNGAQLILNEICPQRRGILGEIFPQRPLFSYNAEQIDDYLEGKYHPTVVVMNPPFTASPKMAKRNQFATLKHLSSALARLSQGGRLVIITANWFSPLNPQWRDSFIKLQQSAKVVFSCPIEGNAYAKHGTTVETRLTVFDKISSAQPDEFVNCSLEAVSLSGLLNLVESLVPKRQALTTITGAKANTLSPESVNQRGKFPKDSYKIATSPKAKQSKTQQPEANLQDKPNGVSVEDVIEIAYTTREWTGSGREISDSLYEAYEPQTILIEGAIQHPSPLVQSAAMASVAPPKPLYRPRLMRSLITGGTLSDAQLESVIYAGESHSQFLKGNYQVDDTLDIVSVATQEDASVRFRRGYFIGDSTGVGKGRQVGAILLDNYLQGRTKGIWISKSDTLLEDARRDWTALGGKTEQIIPLSKFRQGEPIELTQGIIFVTYATLRTEAKQGKKSRVEQLIDWCGKDFEGVIVFDEAHCMANACPEMGKRGIKKPSLQGLAGLRLQHGLPRARVLYVSATGATTINNLAYAQRLGLWMSEEFPFASQEDFVAEMDKGGIAALEVVSRDLKALGLYTARSLSYQGVEYDILEHQLSDEQIKIYNAYADAFQIIHQNLESALKATNISSLTGRTRNRNARSAARSAFESNKQRFFNHLITSMKCPTLLKAIEQDLALGHCAIIQITSTDEALLDRRLADIGTSQWHDLQVDITPREYVMDYLMHSFPVQLHEIYTDEQGNEYSRPVTDSEGNPVLCQEALRRREELIERLGLLPPVPGALDQIIQHFGYENVAEVTGRSKRIVKETKGEREKLVLQKRSGSANLSETGAFMDDKKRILIFSEAGGTGRSYHADLKARNQRLRVHYLLEAGWKADSAIQGLGRSNRTNQAQPPLFRPVTTNVKGEKRFLSTIARRLDSLGALTRGQRQTGGQGLFREQDNLESSYAKAALRQLYLALYYGKIDCCSLKDFEAYTGLSLTTPEGNLKEELPPISQFLNRVLALRIELQNALFEEFEVRLESKIEEAIATGSYEGGVETLKADNFRVLEHQVIYTHPKTGAQTDCVKIERKRKAGVLRLPEALEMYQNYQGKLVVNERSGRVAIAVPTNSTVTDDGAIVRRINLIRPASNEKMSLDQFRASTWEETTGETFSRLWQQEVGNAPEFEVDSFYLITGLLLPIWNRLDALNMRVFRLQTDSGEKLLGRLVHAENIASVFRNLGITHTPKLTADEVFHAVTQRKEVMPLVRGWQLRSSSVMGNQRLEITGVRQQAEVMCLKALGCMTEMINWKLRVFIPMNEKATGIIEKIRSLA